From one Verrucomicrobiota bacterium genomic stretch:
- a CDS encoding DUF1318 domain-containing protein, which produces MRLIIETLFILTSCFLLINCAPTIKIETPEPVVIDVNMSVDVHHHNHQTEETSGEADDPNSLSLDKRRLYRMAEVQNLKNDEVAGEGNNGLLHLRNKPIDPTYLEYAKTVINAENADRQELFEQQAKEEKKPLSVIIKEYVKRKQDASFPGEWVQSDDGTWKKI; this is translated from the coding sequence ATGAGACTAATAATAGAGACTCTTTTCATTTTAACTTCTTGTTTCTTACTCATTAATTGTGCTCCTACCATCAAAATAGAGACTCCTGAACCTGTGGTAATTGATGTCAACATGTCTGTAGACGTGCATCATCACAACCATCAAACAGAAGAAACATCTGGCGAAGCAGATGATCCAAATTCACTTTCGTTAGATAAAAGACGCCTTTACCGCATGGCTGAAGTGCAAAATCTCAAAAATGATGAAGTGGCTGGGGAAGGGAATAACGGCCTTCTACACTTAAGAAATAAGCCCATTGATCCTACTTATCTTGAATATGCTAAAACCGTCATAAATGCTGAGAATGCTGATAGACAGGAATTATTTGAGCAGCAGGCAAAGGAAGAAAAGAAGCCGCTATCCGTTATCATCAAAGAATATGTAAAGCGCAAGCAAGATGCTTCCTTCCCCGGCGAATGGGTGCAGTCAGATGACGGCACTTGGAAAAAAATTTGA
- the pdxH gene encoding pyridoxamine 5'-phosphate oxidase — MKISDLRKEYSTRGLQPNELDADPIRQFRCWFQEAQRANLLEPNAMTLSTASSSGLVTSRTVLLKAFDHRGFVFFTNYESLKAKQIQENPQVSLLFPWIALERQLHINGKAEKIATSESLSYFISRPFNSKIGAWVSQQSSIISSRKILEAKFDELSKKFAQGEIPLPSFWGGFRVVPASFEFWQGSASRLHDRFRYRKDNQQGTWTIERLSP; from the coding sequence ATAAAGATATCCGATTTACGTAAAGAATATTCTACCCGTGGGTTGCAACCTAACGAGTTAGATGCAGATCCTATTCGACAGTTTCGTTGTTGGTTTCAAGAGGCGCAGCGGGCTAATCTTCTAGAGCCTAACGCAATGACTTTATCCACAGCTTCTTCATCGGGATTAGTTACTTCGCGCACTGTTCTACTCAAAGCTTTTGACCATCGCGGATTCGTTTTCTTCACAAATTACGAAAGTCTTAAAGCAAAGCAAATTCAAGAAAACCCTCAAGTTTCTTTGCTCTTCCCGTGGATAGCCCTAGAAAGGCAACTCCATATCAATGGCAAAGCTGAAAAAATTGCAACCAGTGAGTCTTTGAGCTACTTTATCAGCAGGCCCTTTAACAGTAAAATAGGAGCTTGGGTTTCTCAACAAAGTAGCATTATTTCATCGCGCAAGATACTAGAAGCTAAGTTTGATGAATTAAGCAAAAAATTTGCTCAAGGTGAGATCCCTCTCCCAAGCTTCTGGGGAGGGTTCCGAGTAGTCCCTGCCTCATTCGAATTCTGGCAAGGCTCAGCCAGCAGACTACATGATAGGTTTCGCTATAGAAAAGACAACCAACAGGGGACATGGACCATAGAACGCTTGTCTCCGTGA
- a CDS encoding FHA domain-containing protein, which yields METYGPRSTTGAFRISKADGSSSGSIYLHDGSIVFSETKGYRDSIAIFMMMSWADAKVEFTVDKKTSKIGCKYDTDLILFEFIRLEDQFPDKKALVSHLVLAHLEQENKETEKVKARELPNLKSYLLYLEVEQEGLEADIYQLKQGPLSIGSSDACDLVIKHPSISRIHCRVILSQHSLIIQDLGSTNGTYIEGRMVEKDYAIPGDLIQLGEMTLRVKGTMRRALNLEKMIPDPQEEMPERKMAVRPLSFNPLDQNTRAIHWENLPTKKSVAKKSLLRGLIKK from the coding sequence TTGGAAACGTATGGACCTAGATCTACTACCGGGGCGTTTCGTATATCTAAGGCAGACGGTTCATCTTCCGGTTCCATTTACCTTCACGATGGATCGATAGTATTTTCGGAGACCAAAGGCTATAGGGATAGCATAGCCATCTTTATGATGATGTCCTGGGCAGATGCAAAGGTTGAGTTTACTGTAGACAAGAAGACATCAAAAATAGGTTGTAAGTATGACACGGATCTCATTCTGTTTGAGTTTATAAGGCTCGAAGACCAATTTCCTGATAAGAAGGCTCTAGTTTCTCATTTGGTTCTAGCACATTTGGAGCAGGAGAATAAAGAGACTGAAAAAGTTAAAGCTAGAGAGCTACCTAACTTGAAGTCATACTTACTGTACTTGGAAGTGGAGCAAGAGGGGCTCGAAGCGGATATCTATCAATTAAAGCAAGGCCCATTATCTATTGGTAGCTCAGATGCTTGCGATCTAGTTATCAAGCACCCATCAATCTCTAGGATTCATTGCCGGGTCATTTTGAGTCAGCATTCACTGATTATCCAAGATCTTGGCTCTACTAATGGGACATACATAGAGGGACGCATGGTAGAGAAAGACTATGCCATTCCAGGTGATTTGATTCAGTTGGGCGAAATGACTTTGAGAGTTAAGGGGACGATGAGGCGAGCACTAAATCTGGAAAAAATGATTCCCGATCCACAGGAGGAGATGCCAGAGAGGAAAATGGCAGTGAGGCCCCTCTCGTTTAATCCTCTCGATCAAAATACTCGGGCAATTCACTGGGAAAATCTCCCTACTAAAAAGTCAGTGGCTAAAAAAAGCCTTCTTCGTGGTTTGATAAAAAAATAG
- a CDS encoding deoxyribodipyrimidine photo-lyase: MTTAIHWFRRDLRLSDNPSLYHALNEHDTVLPIFIFDPKILKAKDVGIPRIAYLLEALASLKKNLQYIGAELFILKGEPVQQLSGLFKANRITALYYNKDYEPYALERDNIVNQLCQKKEISCKVFEDLCIYPPNTILKKDGSPYTVFTPFSKALRQLTPPKTLPRPQSIKLPQKTQTSLKSSIPSLDELELRLEIPMISSGEKAANDALKSFLKKNIFHYASKRNSPFEDTTSRLSPHLRFGTISPRFIYLKVITLKNQSSNYPSQIHELDTFVSELIWRDFYKNILYHFPHVASGCYRPEYDRIPWQNDTRLFKKWCHGQTGFPIVDAAMRQLNQTGWMHNRLRMIVASFLCKDLHIDWKWGEKYFMQKLYDGDLAANNGGWQWTAGTGTDAAPYFRIFNPTSQAEKFDPEGHFIKKYVPESNSLDYPPPVVDHSQSRQKTLLLYKEAKGS, from the coding sequence ATGACAACTGCTATCCACTGGTTCCGTAGAGATTTAAGACTCTCAGACAATCCTTCTCTCTATCATGCTCTAAATGAGCACGATACGGTCTTACCAATTTTTATTTTTGACCCCAAGATCCTAAAGGCCAAAGACGTAGGCATACCACGTATAGCCTATCTTCTTGAGGCATTAGCCTCGCTAAAAAAAAATCTTCAATACATTGGTGCTGAACTCTTTATTTTGAAAGGCGAGCCCGTTCAACAACTATCAGGCCTCTTTAAAGCAAACAGGATAACCGCACTCTATTATAACAAAGATTATGAACCTTACGCACTAGAACGTGACAACATAGTAAATCAACTTTGCCAAAAGAAGGAAATTTCATGCAAAGTTTTTGAAGACCTATGCATCTATCCTCCTAATACCATTTTAAAGAAGGATGGCAGCCCTTATACAGTTTTCACTCCTTTTTCTAAGGCACTGCGCCAGCTCACCCCACCTAAGACTCTGCCTCGACCGCAATCGATAAAATTACCCCAAAAAACTCAAACAAGTCTTAAATCCTCCATCCCGAGTCTAGATGAGTTAGAACTCAGACTTGAGATACCCATGATTTCTTCCGGAGAAAAAGCCGCAAACGATGCTTTAAAATCCTTTCTGAAGAAAAATATATTTCATTATGCTAGCAAGAGAAACTCTCCTTTTGAGGATACTACATCGCGCCTTTCTCCGCACCTTCGATTTGGAACAATTAGCCCCCGCTTCATCTACCTAAAAGTTATTACCTTAAAAAATCAGTCCTCCAATTATCCCAGCCAAATCCATGAATTAGACACCTTCGTATCTGAACTCATTTGGAGAGATTTTTACAAAAATATTTTGTATCATTTTCCGCACGTAGCTAGTGGCTGCTACCGGCCAGAATATGATCGGATTCCATGGCAGAATGACACTAGGCTCTTTAAAAAATGGTGTCATGGTCAAACAGGCTTTCCGATCGTTGACGCAGCAATGCGCCAACTAAATCAGACTGGTTGGATGCACAATCGCCTACGTATGATCGTAGCATCATTTCTTTGTAAAGATCTGCATATAGATTGGAAATGGGGAGAAAAATATTTCATGCAAAAGCTTTATGATGGGGATCTAGCAGCTAATAATGGAGGTTGGCAATGGACAGCTGGCACGGGCACTGACGCAGCGCCCTATTTCCGTATCTTTAATCCCACTAGCCAAGCTGAAAAATTTGACCCTGAAGGGCATTTCATTAAAAAATACGTTCCTGAATCAAATTCGCTGGACTATCCGCCACCCGTTGTTGATCATTCCCAGAGTCGTCAAAAAACGCTGCTTCTATACAAAGAGGCAAAAGGCTCATGA
- a CDS encoding FHA domain-containing protein, producing the protein MSEFIIQTEDANSKENTTLANQTLISYLETFGPQLRTGVFRVMDKYSEETGAIFMHDGLIVYAETEAYTNRLAILLMMVWKGATVEFLPQEAPPKVGCSFGVDLILFQFIQLEDQYPHAEALKEYLDNENARMEMDVYRELPDLKLYSIYLEAEREPHMPIIYELREGDLTLGGSEKCDIVVQHPAVSRIHCKIKLTQSSMVIQDLGSTNGTFVEGSMVEKSYIVPGDLIQLGEHSLRIKAVMKRNLTRQHVLIEDSKMQEAENGQDLEDSFNPVSDTTKVIHWKNFENKKSPRMNLLANLLKV; encoded by the coding sequence ATGTCTGAGTTTATAATCCAGACAGAAGACGCAAATAGTAAGGAGAATACTACCTTGGCAAATCAAACACTTATAAGCTACTTAGAAACATTTGGCCCTCAATTGCGGACAGGAGTATTTCGTGTGATGGATAAGTATTCAGAAGAAACGGGAGCCATTTTCATGCATGATGGATTAATAGTTTATGCTGAGACTGAAGCTTACACCAACCGTTTAGCCATCTTATTGATGATGGTATGGAAGGGGGCAACTGTAGAATTTTTGCCTCAGGAAGCTCCTCCTAAGGTAGGCTGTAGCTTTGGAGTAGATCTTATTCTCTTTCAATTTATTCAGTTGGAAGATCAATATCCACATGCTGAGGCGTTAAAAGAATACTTGGATAATGAAAACGCCAGAATGGAGATGGATGTTTATCGCGAATTACCTGACTTAAAATTATATTCTATTTATTTAGAGGCGGAGCGAGAGCCTCATATGCCGATAATTTACGAGCTAAGGGAAGGAGACCTTACTCTAGGTGGATCTGAGAAATGTGATATTGTGGTTCAGCATCCTGCTGTTTCCAGGATCCATTGCAAGATTAAGTTAACTCAAAGCTCCATGGTGATTCAGGATTTGGGTTCTACCAATGGGACATTTGTGGAAGGTTCCATGGTAGAGAAGTCATATATAGTGCCCGGAGATCTTATTCAGTTAGGTGAACATTCATTAAGAATCAAAGCAGTGATGAAGAGAAATTTAACCAGACAACATGTGCTAATAGAGGATTCAAAAATGCAAGAAGCGGAAAATGGTCAAGATCTTGAAGACTCATTCAATCCGGTAAGCGATACAACTAAGGTTATTCATTGGAAGAATTTTGAAAACAAAAAATCTCCGAGAATGAATTTATTGGCTAACCTTCTTAAGGTCTAA
- a CDS encoding DUF883 C-terminal domain-containing protein, which translates to MSEAGKKVLHELTTGNIEARVGRAVDKAHYFKDRSLLQTEVYIRKNPIQAVGYAAGIGFAVGVLVSSILLTSTQSSKD; encoded by the coding sequence ATGAGTGAAGCTGGTAAAAAAGTGCTACATGAACTAACCACAGGTAATATCGAAGCTAGAGTGGGACGGGCGGTCGATAAAGCTCACTATTTTAAAGATCGCTCTCTATTACAAACTGAGGTTTATATCAGAAAAAATCCCATACAGGCTGTGGGCTACGCAGCCGGAATTGGCTTTGCTGTAGGCGTATTAGTTAGTTCAATTCTTCTGACGAGCACCCAATCGAGTAAGGATTAA
- a CDS encoding FHA domain-containing protein, producing MANEALINYLEPFGSEIITGALHVSDEHEMQKGVIYLHDGLIVYAKTDVYIDKIAIFMMMSWQNGSVKFLENEKLPYIRSSYEPHVLIYEYAKLEDLYPGIKELRSNLILSYLESESIMAPNGRSSEIPDLENYNLYLETELASHSAKSYMLKLGQSFIGTSKNCNIAVDHPTVSKFHCRIDLSHDAMVIRDLGTHNGTFLENKMIAKAFLAPGDTISLGELSFRINQVPKRKFARETADIKGFQANVFYSISQPDKYDVSCETDDFGTEAIHVKDSDVLVGR from the coding sequence ATGGCAAATGAAGCACTCATAAACTACTTAGAGCCATTTGGCTCCGAAATAATAACAGGAGCGTTACATGTATCTGATGAACATGAGATGCAAAAGGGTGTCATCTATCTTCATGATGGGTTAATTGTTTACGCTAAAACAGATGTATACATAGATAAAATTGCTATTTTTATGATGATGTCATGGCAAAATGGTAGCGTCAAATTCTTAGAAAATGAGAAACTCCCTTATATTAGATCTAGCTATGAGCCTCATGTACTGATTTACGAATATGCAAAGCTTGAAGACCTTTACCCAGGAATCAAAGAGCTTAGATCTAATTTGATTCTTAGTTACTTAGAGAGTGAAAGTATTATGGCTCCGAATGGGAGGTCCAGTGAAATACCAGACTTAGAAAACTATAATCTGTATTTGGAAACGGAATTAGCAAGTCATTCTGCCAAGAGCTATATGTTAAAATTAGGGCAATCATTTATAGGTACTTCTAAAAACTGCAATATAGCCGTGGATCACCCTACTGTATCTAAGTTTCATTGTCGTATTGATTTATCCCACGATGCCATGGTCATACGGGATTTAGGAACGCACAATGGGACCTTTTTAGAAAATAAGATGATCGCAAAAGCCTTTCTCGCGCCTGGGGATACCATAAGTCTCGGTGAGCTATCATTTAGAATAAATCAGGTCCCCAAGCGTAAATTTGCAAGAGAAACTGCTGATATCAAAGGTTTTCAAGCCAATGTATTTTACTCAATATCTCAGCCTGATAAATATGATGTGAGCTGCGAAACTGATGATTTTGGAACAGAGGCAATCCATGTGAAGGATAGCGATGTTCTCGTAGGAAGATAA
- the ilvB gene encoding biosynthetic-type acetolactate synthase large subunit: protein MQGCDILVKCLEREGVDTIFAYPGGASMQMHQSLTRSKQIRTYLPRHEQGGSFMAAGYARASGKPGVCMATSGPGATNLVTGIADAWMDSVPLIAITGQVKRDAIGKSAFQETDVFGMTLPVVKHSYLVMDVNDIPRVVKEAFTIATTGRPGPVVIDMPKDVQGAKTHPIFIDEVDLPGFKTPPKADDLELNELLGLVEKAEKPMLYVGGGIITSDAAKELMKFVKATGIPVTTTLMGIGAYPETDDLSMKWLGMHGTVYANYAVRDCDLLLAMGVRFDDRVTGKVSEFAKNATIVHVEVDNSEINKNKVVHLPILSDVKYALNRLNELLSAQKGREKKDLSTWHTQLAAWKKEHPLHYVEEPGTIMPQHVIEELYRLTKGEAILTTGVGQHQMWAGQYYDFVHPRSFLTSAGLGSMGFGYPAALGAKVACPDREVIDIDGDGSFVMNIQELACAVAEGVAAKAIVINNQYLGMVVQWEDRFFKGNRGHTYLGLPDDPKRIYPDYLAICEGFGVKAERVSDPKDLRPALQRLVDSKEAYVLDVMVPYTEHVLPMIPAGMTVDDIITEPMGSDNGHIKGDIPG, encoded by the coding sequence ATGCAGGGTTGTGATATCTTGGTCAAGTGCCTAGAGCGCGAGGGTGTAGATACTATCTTTGCTTATCCAGGTGGGGCCAGCATGCAAATGCACCAGTCCCTAACCCGCTCCAAGCAAATTCGCACATACTTACCTCGCCATGAACAAGGGGGATCTTTCATGGCTGCTGGTTACGCTAGGGCATCCGGTAAGCCAGGAGTTTGTATGGCAACTTCAGGACCGGGTGCCACTAACTTAGTTACCGGCATAGCGGATGCGTGGATGGACTCTGTTCCTTTGATAGCCATAACAGGGCAAGTAAAAAGGGACGCTATTGGTAAATCAGCGTTTCAGGAAACGGATGTTTTTGGTATGACGCTACCTGTCGTCAAACATAGCTACCTAGTCATGGATGTTAATGACATACCACGTGTTGTAAAAGAAGCTTTTACCATTGCTACTACTGGGCGCCCTGGTCCTGTAGTAATTGATATGCCTAAAGATGTTCAGGGAGCAAAGACCCATCCAATATTTATTGATGAAGTTGATTTACCTGGATTTAAGACTCCTCCGAAGGCGGATGACTTAGAACTAAATGAATTACTGGGCTTGGTAGAAAAGGCAGAAAAACCAATGCTCTATGTAGGTGGAGGAATCATCACTTCTGACGCAGCGAAGGAGCTCATGAAATTTGTCAAGGCTACGGGAATCCCTGTTACGACAACTTTAATGGGTATTGGTGCCTACCCAGAGACTGACGATCTTTCGATGAAATGGTTGGGCATGCATGGCACTGTCTATGCGAACTATGCAGTTCGTGATTGTGATCTTCTACTTGCAATGGGAGTCCGGTTTGATGATCGTGTAACAGGCAAGGTTAGTGAATTCGCTAAGAATGCTACTATTGTCCATGTTGAGGTTGATAATTCTGAGATTAATAAAAACAAGGTAGTCCATTTACCCATCTTGAGTGATGTTAAATATGCATTAAATCGTCTTAACGAACTACTTTCAGCGCAAAAAGGGAGAGAGAAAAAAGATCTTTCCACATGGCATACACAATTAGCGGCATGGAAGAAGGAGCATCCCCTCCACTATGTCGAAGAGCCGGGAACCATTATGCCCCAGCATGTAATAGAAGAACTCTATCGCCTTACGAAAGGGGAGGCTATTCTGACTACAGGTGTTGGGCAGCACCAGATGTGGGCAGGTCAATACTATGATTTTGTTCATCCTAGAAGCTTCCTTACTTCTGCGGGCTTGGGTTCGATGGGATTTGGTTATCCTGCGGCTTTGGGAGCAAAAGTCGCTTGTCCAGATCGCGAAGTTATCGACATCGATGGCGATGGATCCTTTGTTATGAACATCCAGGAGCTTGCTTGTGCAGTTGCTGAAGGAGTTGCTGCCAAGGCCATAGTTATTAATAACCAATACTTAGGAATGGTTGTTCAATGGGAGGATCGTTTCTTTAAGGGTAATCGTGGTCATACCTACTTAGGGTTACCTGATGATCCTAAGCGTATTTACCCGGATTATTTGGCGATTTGTGAAGGCTTTGGAGTAAAAGCTGAGCGTGTTTCGGATCCTAAAGACTTACGACCAGCTCTTCAGCGGTTAGTGGATTCAAAGGAAGCTTATGTTTTGGATGTGATGGTTCCATATACGGAGCATGTTTTGCCTATGATACCTGCAGGAATGACTGTAGATGATATTATCACTGAGCCGATGGGTTCAGACAATGGTCATATCAAGGGAGATATTCCCGGATAA